One segment of Coffea arabica cultivar ET-39 chromosome 7c, Coffea Arabica ET-39 HiFi, whole genome shotgun sequence DNA contains the following:
- the LOC113699696 gene encoding uncharacterized protein — translation MVNHLSLPTLRHPIPYRLQWLNESGDIKVTKQVVVLFRIGKYGDEVLCDVVPMQTSHILLGRPWQYDKKTTHDGFTNKYSFLHHNKKMILVPLSPQQVHEDQLRLQQEHERELAKKSTNSKAIIKAPVKRTSTPGSSGRMEKRPNLLAKNKEVHKLLLSKQVVYILYCKEVILLSHEVLNDLPSEISSLLQEFEDVFPDEIPSALDENMKICMDSFHLTSFHIPMMVDGAIGLENY, via the coding sequence ATGGTAAATCATCTTTCCTTGCCCACGTTGAGGCACCCTATCCCATACCGCTTGCAATGGCTTAATGAGAGTGGGGATATCAAAGTCACCAAGCAAGTGGTGGTGCTTTTCCGAATTGGGAAGTATGGGGATGAGGTCCTTTGCGACGTCGTTCCCATGCAAACTTCTCACATTTTGTTGGGACGGCCATGGCAATATGACAAGAAAACTACTCATGATGGCTTTACCAACAAGTACTCCTTCTTGCACCACAACAAGAAGATGATACTTGTTCCTCTCAGCCCTCAGCAGGTGCATGAAGATCAACTGCGATTGCAACAGGAGCATGAACGAGAGTTGGCCAAGAAATCAACCAATTCTAAAGCAATCATTAAGGCACCAGTCAAGAGGACATCTACCCCTGGATCATCTGGTCGAATGGAGAAAAGGCCCAACTTGCTTGCCAAGAACAAAGAAGTTCACAAGTTACTTTTGTCTAAGCAAGTTGTCTATATTTTATATTGTAAAGAGGTGATTTTACTTTCTCATGAAGTACTCAATGACTTACCTTCTGAAATCTCCTCTTTAttacaggaatttgaggacGTTTTTCCAGATGAGATCCCCAGTGCTcttgatgagaacatgaagatttgcatgGATTCCTTTCATCTTACAAGTTTTCACATTccaatgatggttgatggtgcaatcgggctcGAGAATTATTGA